The following nucleotide sequence is from Acaryochloris thomasi RCC1774.
AAAACCGCTGATCAACGTTAGCTGGCCGATGGCGGCTTGCAAAGATTGATGTAACTGTCCCGGAGATTGCCCCTGCGGCTGTAGGTCGTGCAGGGCGGCTCCCAATGCACCACAGAGGATAGAGAGGTGGGTCATCTCTTCCGGGCGTGGGTTGCCACCCCAGTGATGAGATCCCATCAGGATCACGCCGTAAGGCTGATTGTGGTGCCACAGCGGGTAGATTAGGGCGCCTTCAATCTCTGTGCGGCTGGCGATGGTTTGCCACTGACCGGCTCGCTGATCTTGCTGCAGATCCGCGATGACGGCGGGCTGACCTGTGAGTAAAACCTGATCAAAGTAATCTCCTGGTAAGACCTTGAGTCCTTGCTGTGCCCAGGCTGTTTTTTCTGTTTTGGGCATGGCGCCATGCACCCCTGTTAGTTCACGCCGATCGGGGTTGTACGTGGCAATCCAGACTAAAGGATAGGAAAAGACCGCCTGAATAAATTCCAGGGCTAACGCCAACAGCGGTTCTATCTGCTGCTGTAGCCGAATCTGCTCTAAAGTGGATTGAAGAGCCACGAGCCGCTGTGCGTGTCCGAGCCTTTCTGTACTGAGGGTCATGCGATCAACTTTCAGGTATCGCCTGCGATGGGGATGCTCGGTCAGAGGAAACGGACCGATTTAACTTTTGCCTAGTGTTGGCTATTCGCGCCCAAACTCTAACAATGAGCTGAAAATTTCTTGAAAATGACGCTAAAAATGAAATTGTCTACCTTGATGTCTGCCTACGAGCCAACTGCTTCAGCCGTAGCCCCCTGATCATCAATCTGGAGAACGGCAGTCTCGGCGCTCAGTTCTGATGCCCATGCCGATTTCATTGCAGTTGCGATCGCATCTCCCCTCACAACTGGCCCCAGTGCTAACAACGTTGGCCCCGCCCCGCTAATGACCATTCCATAGGCCCCCGCCTCAGCTGCCGCATGAGCCACCGCCCCATAGCCTGGAATCAAACCCTGCCGATAGGGCTGATGAAGCCGATCCTGCAGCGCCGCCCGCAGCCAGTCTGCATGACCTGCCCCTAAGCCCCTAATCAACAGCCCCAGATGAGCGGCGTTGAAAATAGCGGTACTGTATTCACAGGACTTGGGCAGCACCTGGCGAGCAGAGCAGGTCGGCAGCTCAAAATCAGGAATGGCTACAATCGGGACAACCTCGGGGGACCAAGGCACATCACACAGCGTCCACTGCTCTGTTTGCTGATCTTTCGCCGCCAGTTGGCAGTTGCCTAGCAGAGCAGGTGCAACATTATCAGGGTGACCTTCTAGGGCGATGGCCTGCGGTAAAAGCTGTTGCCTCGTCAGGGGCGAACCCGCTAGCGCATTGGCTCCCATTAACCCTGCCACAATGGCCGTTGCCGAACTTCCGAGTCCACGGGCAAGCGGCACCCCAAGCCGGATCTTGATCTGTACAGGCGGGACCGGTCGGTCTCGGAAATAAGCCACAAAGGCTTTATAAACCAGGTTGCTTGCATCCGTTGCCACCTGTTGAGCCTCAGCTCCCTGCACCTGAATCTGCAGCGGGCCAACCGCCGGATCAAGAGCTGTAAATTGAAAGCGATTGTAGCGCGTCAGCGCAGCCCCCAAACAGTCAAAACCAGGACCAATGTTCGCACTGGTGGCAGGCACCTTGACATCAAAGGTTGGATTAGACATCTGGTTCTTAATCGCTCAGGCAACGACGGCTCATCCGTTCCGCTTTGAGCTTGATCTCAAAGGAGTGGTCGAGGCTGCTTTTTATTAGACCATTAATGTCCCCTTGATTGTGAACCCGCAGCAGCGATTCTCGCGTGCGCGAGGCTGTCGCGAACAATATTGAACGATCTGCGTCATGGACTGGGCATCACATCCCGTAACTTTCATAGGCCAGTCGCTATGATAATTGGGTAAAAAACTGTAGGGTATCGATGTCATAGCCGTCTCTTGACAGCAATAAGGACTCTTGATGTAGTGTTTCAACGTTTTTCGCCACCCGCTAATCAGCCCAAGTATCGCTTTCGCTGTCTATTCTGTGGCGCAGAATATGCCCCCGATCCGTTTCGACTGCACTGCGATCAAGAACATGAACCCTCCCTGCTGCGGGCCGTTTATGCCAGCCAGCAGCTCACCGTCAGACCACAGCTTCCTGGACTCTTTCAATTCATTGATTGGTTACCGGTTGAGCAGTACCTATCGAATGTTGGCAAGCCGATCACCTACCAAAGTCAAGGTTTAGCTCAGCACCTTGGACTAGAACAGCTTTGGATTAGCTTCAGCGGCTACTGGCCCGAGCGCAATGCTCGCCTATTGACCTGCTCGTTCAAAGAACTAGAAGCCGTCACTGTCTTGGCCCGAATTCCCCAAGAGAATCAGCAGGTGCTGGCGATCTCTTCTGCAGGCAATACCGGCAGGGCCTTTGCTCAGATCTATTCTCGCCACGGCATTCCCCTGTGCCTCGTGATTCCCGAAAAGAGTCTGCCCGCCATCTGGGCCTCTGAATCGTTCAATCCCTCTGTTCGGCTCGTGATCGTAAACAAGAGCGAAGATTATTTTGACGCGATCCAGCTCGGTCGCTTAATTAGCAAGCTTGACGGTTTTTTCCCTGAGGGCGGAGCCGCCAACATTGGTCGTCGTGACGGTATGGGACTGACGGTGATTGATGCCGCCGTCACCCTGGGTCGCATTCCTGACCACTATTTTCAGGCCGTCGGGTCGGGAACGGGCGGCATCGCAGCTTGGGAAGCGAATCTACGGCTGCTCCAGGATGGTCGATTTGGCGAGCAGGCGATGACGCTGCATCTAGCCCAAAACGCGCCCTTTACACCGATGGTCGATGCCTGGAAGGCTGGTGAACGGGAGATTGAGGAAATGACAGCCTCCGTTGCCAAGATGCGCATTAATCAAGCCTCTGCGAAGGTGCTCACCAATCGCCAGCCAGCCTACTCAATTGCGGGGGGTGTTTATGACGCACTAACGGCATCGCAGGGGAGCATGTATGCTGTCACCAATGCAGAGGCGCAGCAGGCCAGGGCATTGTTTGCAGAGCTAGAGGGTATTGATATTTGTCCTGCTTCAGGGGTGGCCGCCGCCGCTCTATTGCAGGCGGTGCAGTCTGGTAAGGTGCATAAAGCAGAGACCCTGCTGCTAAATATTACCAGCGGCGGATTTGAACGTTTGCAAACAGAGTGCAAACTCCACTACTTAAAACCCTCACTGGGAATAGACGCCCAGGCGATTAGCCCTGAGTTCGTGGCCTCGCGGCAAAGCGATTTCTGCCCGGATTAAGTTAGAGTTTCGCTGGATGTGTTGGAGCTGGTAAGGATTTGAGAGGAGACCTATGGCAAATTTTGCTCTGACGATGTTGGGTCTGGTCACCCAATGGTCAAAGAAGAACTTCACTCGTAAAACTCAAAATATTATTGAGGTGCAGACTGGTTTTTTGCGATCGCTACTCCAGGCTCATCAGAACACCGAATTTGGCCGAGAGTACGGCTTTTCCGAGATTCAGACCGTTGAACAATTCCGGCAGCAGGTCCCCGTTCAGCCCTACAGCGGCTTTGAACCCTATATTCAGCGGATGGCTGACGGTGAAACGAATGTGCTGACAGCAGAGCCGCTCATTTACTTCAACATTACCAGCGGTTCTACGGGGCGCAAGAAGCTGATTCCGGTGACGAAGCGATCGCGTCAGATACTCTCTAGAACCAATCGTGTCGCGGTCGGGATTGTTACAGCCGCCGCAAGACGAGAACAGACGCCCCTTGGCACGGCCCTATTTCCAGGCTCTGTCAATGCCTTAGGCAAAACTAAGGGAGGTATTCCCTATGCACCTGTGAGTACGAGCGATCTACGTCTAGGCGAGTTCTTGTATCGCCAGGTCGTTGCTTATCCTTCTGACGTGTTCAAAATCTCAGATATTGCCACTCGACATTATATCTGTCTGCTCTTTTCACTCCGCGATCCTGATATTCGGATTGTCTGTGCAACTTTCCCGGCCCTAGCACTGCTGATGTGTGACTATTTAGAGCGGTATTCAGAGTCTCTGATTCGTGATCTAGAGACAGGCCAGCTTGCCGATCACTTGCGGCTTGACCCGGAGTTGCGGATCAAGCTGGAAAAAGAGTGGTCCGCCGCTCCTCAGCGCTCAGCTCAGCTTAGGCAGATCTTTAAGACCCACGGACGCCTGACGCCGCAGCATGTTTGGCCCCAGCTGTCCTTTTTGGTGACGGCGCGGGGGGGCACTTCTAATTTCTATTTTCAACGTTTTCCTGAATACTTCGGCGACATCAAAATTTATGGAGGTATCTACTCCTCTGCAGAAGCGACCTACGGCGTTCATCGAGACTTCGATACGGATGGCGTGATTTTGGCGATTGAAAGTGGCTTCTATGAATTTATCCCAGAGGACCAGTGGGACGTAGAGCAACCCCAAACGCTCCTGCCCTGGGAGGTTGAGGTGGGGCAGTGCTATCGAATTGTGTTCAGCAACTTTAGTGGATTCTATCGCTATGACCTCGGGGACGTGGTCGAAGTCGAAGGGTTCTATGAGCAGACGCCGCTGCTGATTTTTCGCTATCGACGGGGGGGCGTTATGACCTCTGTGGGGGAAAAAATTACGGAATTTCACGCGCTACAGGTGATGCAAAAACTGCAGAGTGATTTCAACCTCCAGCTAGAGAACTTTTGCTTTACGTTGACCTATGACGCTCCGGCGCAGTATCTGATCAATATCGAACTGGCGTCTGGTGAGACGTTGACCGATCCGGTTGCGTTTCTCGGTGCGTTTGACGCTACGCTCAAGGAGCTGCACACGATGTATGCCCTCAAGCGACGCGATCAGGTGCGGCCGCCCCACCTGCGAATTTTGGCTGCCGGAAGTTTTGAGCAGGTCCGGCAGCGGATGGTTCAGAATGGTGCCGCTGAAAGCCAACTCAAAATGCCCCACGTTACTGAAGATCGGGAGTTCCTGGCTGGGGTTACCGTCGCCCAAGAAGTTGACGGCAGTAGAATCCAGCCCGTTCAAGCTGCTGATAGCAGACGATGACAGTGATTTTCTGAGCTGTAATGCGGATGAAAGGACTTGAACCTTCACACCTCTCGGTACTAGAACCTAAATCTAGCGCGTCTACCAATTCCGCCACATCCGCGTGCCGTAGCGTCTTAAATAATAGCATCCGCTAGAAGAATGCGCCCGTCTTTGCCGAGAAATTACCTTGCGCGCGTTCGCAATCGGCGTACACTGGATCCGATATAACAGAGATGCGATCGCAACCCTCATGATTTCGCCAAGACCTTGGAAACGCTTCACCCTATTTGCTCTGCTGGGCCTGATGCTGAGCCTGCTGATTAGCTGTGCCCCTGGCCCCTCCAGCTCAGAGAGCGATGACGGGAGAGCCGAAGTCGAATTCTGGACCATGCAGCTGCAGCCCGAATATAACGATTACTTCAATGAGGTGATTGAGACGTTTGAATCCGAGAATCCTGAGCTTAAAATTCGCTGGGTAGACGTGCCTTGGTCAGCGATGCAAACTCGGATTTTGTCGGCAGTCTCAGCGAATAAGGCTCCCGACGTTGTCAATCTCAACCCTGACTTTGCCTCTCAGCTCGCCAGTCAAGATGCTTGGTTGAACCTCAACGACAAGATCTCAGAAGAGGTGCGATCGCAATATCTCCCCAACATCTGGAAAGCTACTACCTTGGGGGATAAGAGCTTTGGCTTTCCCTGGTATCTCACCTCTCGGATCGCCATCTACAACGAAGATCTGCTCGAACAGGCGGGCGTCGATAAGCCCCCCACCACCTACGCAGAACTGGCTCAAGTCGCCAAGCAAGTCAAGGAAAAAACTGGCAAGTATGCCTTCTTCGTCACCGCTGTCCCCGAAGACTCGGGCGAACTATTAGAGTCCTTTGTGCAGATGGGGGTTGAGCTACTAGATGACCAAGGTAAAGCCGCCTTTAACAGTCCCGAGGGCAAAGCCGCCTTCCAGTACTGGACCGATCTTTATCAGCAGGGACTCCTGCCGCCGGAAGTGATTACCGAAGGCCATCGCCAAGCCGTTCAGCTCTATCAGTCCGGCCAAGCAGCTATCCTCACGTCCAGCCCCCAATTTCTAAAGTCGATCTCGACAAATGCACCGGATATTGCCAAGGTCTCTGTGCCTGCACCCCAAATTTCTGGTGAGTCAGGCAAAACCAACGTCGCCGCGATGAACCTTCTTGTACCCAGCGGCACCGACCAGCCTGAAGCCGCACTGAAGTTTGCCCAGTTTGTCACCAATCCTGAAAACCAGCTCACCTTTGCCAAAGCAGCCAACGTTCTGCCCTCCACCCAATCATCGCTAGCCGATCCGTACTTTAGCGAAGTGCCCACTGACGCCAGTGCCCTAGATAAAGGCCGCGTGATCAGCGCTAGCCAGATGGAAACAGCAGAAGTCCTGATTCCTGTGGTTGAGGACGTGAAGAAGCTGCAGAAGATTATTTACACTAACCTGCAGGAAGCCATGCTGGACAAAAAATCTGTTGATCAAGCTGTCGCAGATGCAGAAAAAGAGTGGAACCAAGAAGTTTCTGGGTAGTGGTTCAGAACTAAGGCTGAGAACTCGGATCGTCTTTGGCTGAGTCTTGATGCCCCGGCAACACCTCTTTTACCTGATCTACGGCATTTTGAGCACCGTGCTTAATGGCCGCTAGATCCTCCTTGGTTTGCCGATAGTCTTCTTTAAAGAACTCCGCAACGCTACCCGCTTTGTGCCCTAAGCCTTCTTGATACTGCTGAGGATTTTTCATCATGGTTTCGAGGGCAATGATGCGTTTACTGCCAATGCTCGAAATCGCTACGGGAGGCAGTAGATAGGTTCCATCCACTACACTGTGCCACCCCTTAGAGGTAAACACATAGTGAGTGACCTTTCCGGTTGCCGGATCAAAAAGGAGATCCGTCACTTTTCCCATTTGATTGCCGGTATCGGTCCATAGCTCGTGTCCAATGGGAGCTTCCATCGGTCCGGTCCCCTCGAATTCAGGTTCCCACTGCTTGCCGGTGACCACGATGCTGTCGTCGCCAATGCTCTCAATTTGATCCCAGCTAAAGGCTTGCCGCCCGCCCCCGAAAAGGCCACCGCCACAGTAGAAACCTACAATCTTCTGTGAGGGGGCATCGAGCAAGAGCTGAGACAAATGACCCACATTCTCTGAAGTTTGTCGATCGATGACGAGACGCTTATGCAACTCGCTGCGCTTGACGCTGGATTGAGGCATGGGAAGGCTCCGCTGAAGGGAATAGAGGGTATAATCTGACGGGGCAGAGTCGCTGCCTGAAAGCGTTCTAAGGTTAACCGGCATGCGTACTTCTCTAATCCTAGCGCTGATAATTGCGCTTTTAGCGATTATTTTTGCTTTTCAAAATCCAGTCGTCCTTGTGATTCGCTTCGGCATCTGGGCTGTACAGGCTTCATTGGCTTTCATTCTGCTCTTTACCCTTGCCGTGGGCTTCCTGGTGGGACTCCTCGTTTCCATGCCGGCCATTTTGAAACGGGGCTGGAAGTCTTCTAAACGCAAGCACACGATTCAAGAACTAGAGCAGGAGCTGCATCAACAAACGCAGCTCGCGGCCGATCAAAAGCGCAGAATTGAGTTTTTAGAGCAGAATCTGCCCCAGGAAACAGAGCGGTAGAGAAAAGACTAGAGAGAGAAGAAGCACAACGCGTTAGCCAAAACGTCCAGAAACGTAGTCGCGGGTGTAGTCTTCTTTGGGATTGGTAAAGATATTAACGGTGTCGTCATACTCCACGAGGTAACCGCGCTTGCTACCTTGATCGGTGGCCTCAGCGTTAAAAAATGCTGTTTTGTCAGACACACGGGATGCTTGCTGCATATTGTGCGTCACAATCACAATTGTGTATTGCTCTTTCAGTTCTTGCATCAATTCCTCAACGCGAAGCGTAGAAATGGGGTCAAGCGCTGAGCAAGGTTCATCCATCAGGATGACTTCGGGTTGAACCGCGATCGCACGGGCAATACAAAGCCGCTGCTGCTGACCACCCGATAGAGACAAACCACTCTCATTGAGCTTGTCTTTAACTTCATCCCACAACGCAGCGCGGGTCAAAGAGGTCTCCACTAACTCATCCATATCCCCTTTGTAGCCATTAATTCTGGCTCCGAAGGCAATGTTGTTGTAGATAGATTTAGGGAAAGGATTTGGCTTTTGAAACACCATCCCGATCCGACGACGAACCTCTACCGGATCGACCTGTTTGGCATAGAGATCAATTCCCTGGAACGTAATATTGCCCTTGACTTGAGCACCAGGTATCAAGTCATTGGTGCGATTGAAGCACCGCAACAGCGTACTTTTACCACAGCCAGAAGGACCAATAAACGCTGTGATTTGATATTGAAAAATATCGAGAAAAACATTACTCACAGCAACGGTCGAGCCGTATAGGATCGAAACATCCTCGGCACGGAGTAGAGGTTGAGTTGCCTTGAGATTAGGGGAACCAGTTTGAGAGGGTGAAGCAGTCATAGTTCAGAGGTAGCAAGACACGTCATGGGAAAGGGATAACAGTGACCTAAAACACTTTTCTTCGAGTCAAATAGCGAGACATGATGCTGATGAACAGAATCAGTAGAATAATAACCAGTGAAGCAACCCAGGCCAGCTCCTGCTGATTCTGATACGGAGAAATTGCAAAGTTATAGATCAGTACAGACAGCGTTGCAACAGGTTCCCAAGGGCCATTGAAGCCAAACTGGCTAAACAAAGCCGTGAACAAGAGTGGGGCGGTTTCTCCAGCGGCCCTTGCCAGCGATAACGTTATCCCTGTTGCAATAAATGGCATCACGGCGGGTATAACAACTCGGCTGATAGTCTGAAAATCATTGGCTCCCACACCAATAGAAGCAAGACGAATCTCTCGGGGGATAGATTTAAGACCTTCTTCAACGGTACGGATCACAATCGGCACCATCAGCACCGACAGCGCGACTCCTCCAGCAACCGCAGAAAAGTTACCCGTCGTCAGTACAACAATGCCGTAGGCAAACAGACCCGCAATAATGGATGGCACGCCGCTCAAAACATTCGTGCAAAACCGAACGATCCCTGCTGCCTTCGTGCCTCGGCCAAACTCCACGGTATAAATTGCTGTCAGGATACCGATCGGTACGCTTAAGAGAGAACCAATCAGCAGTGTAATGAGGGTGCCAAAGAACGCATTCCTCATCCCTCCGCCCTTCACCAGCGGTGGCGGTGGCAGCTCCGTGAAAATATCAACATCGAGCCGACCGCCTCC
It contains:
- the thrB gene encoding homoserine kinase, which codes for MSNPTFDVKVPATSANIGPGFDCLGAALTRYNRFQFTALDPAVGPLQIQVQGAEAQQVATDASNLVYKAFVAYFRDRPVPPVQIKIRLGVPLARGLGSSATAIVAGLMGANALAGSPLTRQQLLPQAIALEGHPDNVAPALLGNCQLAAKDQQTEQWTLCDVPWSPEVVPIVAIPDFELPTCSARQVLPKSCEYSTAIFNAAHLGLLIRGLGAGHADWLRAALQDRLHQPYRQGLIPGYGAVAHAAAEAGAYGMVISGAGPTLLALGPVVRGDAIATAMKSAWASELSAETAVLQIDDQGATAEAVGS
- a CDS encoding cysteate synthase is translated as MFQRFSPPANQPKYRFRCLFCGAEYAPDPFRLHCDQEHEPSLLRAVYASQQLTVRPQLPGLFQFIDWLPVEQYLSNVGKPITYQSQGLAQHLGLEQLWISFSGYWPERNARLLTCSFKELEAVTVLARIPQENQQVLAISSAGNTGRAFAQIYSRHGIPLCLVIPEKSLPAIWASESFNPSVRLVIVNKSEDYFDAIQLGRLISKLDGFFPEGGAANIGRRDGMGLTVIDAAVTLGRIPDHYFQAVGSGTGGIAAWEANLRLLQDGRFGEQAMTLHLAQNAPFTPMVDAWKAGEREIEEMTASVAKMRINQASAKVLTNRQPAYSIAGGVYDALTASQGSMYAVTNAEAQQARALFAELEGIDICPASGVAAAALLQAVQSGKVHKAETLLLNITSGGFERLQTECKLHYLKPSLGIDAQAISPEFVASRQSDFCPD
- a CDS encoding GH3 auxin-responsive promoter family protein, coding for MANFALTMLGLVTQWSKKNFTRKTQNIIEVQTGFLRSLLQAHQNTEFGREYGFSEIQTVEQFRQQVPVQPYSGFEPYIQRMADGETNVLTAEPLIYFNITSGSTGRKKLIPVTKRSRQILSRTNRVAVGIVTAAARREQTPLGTALFPGSVNALGKTKGGIPYAPVSTSDLRLGEFLYRQVVAYPSDVFKISDIATRHYICLLFSLRDPDIRIVCATFPALALLMCDYLERYSESLIRDLETGQLADHLRLDPELRIKLEKEWSAAPQRSAQLRQIFKTHGRLTPQHVWPQLSFLVTARGGTSNFYFQRFPEYFGDIKIYGGIYSSAEATYGVHRDFDTDGVILAIESGFYEFIPEDQWDVEQPQTLLPWEVEVGQCYRIVFSNFSGFYRYDLGDVVEVEGFYEQTPLLIFRYRRGGVMTSVGEKITEFHALQVMQKLQSDFNLQLENFCFTLTYDAPAQYLINIELASGETLTDPVAFLGAFDATLKELHTMYALKRRDQVRPPHLRILAAGSFEQVRQRMVQNGAAESQLKMPHVTEDREFLAGVTVAQEVDGSRIQPVQAADSRR
- a CDS encoding ABC transporter substrate-binding protein encodes the protein MISPRPWKRFTLFALLGLMLSLLISCAPGPSSSESDDGRAEVEFWTMQLQPEYNDYFNEVIETFESENPELKIRWVDVPWSAMQTRILSAVSANKAPDVVNLNPDFASQLASQDAWLNLNDKISEEVRSQYLPNIWKATTLGDKSFGFPWYLTSRIAIYNEDLLEQAGVDKPPTTYAELAQVAKQVKEKTGKYAFFVTAVPEDSGELLESFVQMGVELLDDQGKAAFNSPEGKAAFQYWTDLYQQGLLPPEVITEGHRQAVQLYQSGQAAILTSSPQFLKSISTNAPDIAKVSVPAPQISGESGKTNVAAMNLLVPSGTDQPEAALKFAQFVTNPENQLTFAKAANVLPSTQSSLADPYFSEVPTDASALDKGRVISASQMETAEVLIPVVEDVKKLQKIIYTNLQEAMLDKKSVDQAVADAEKEWNQEVSG
- a CDS encoding PRC-barrel domain-containing protein, with translation MPQSSVKRSELHKRLVIDRQTSENVGHLSQLLLDAPSQKIVGFYCGGGLFGGGRQAFSWDQIESIGDDSIVVTGKQWEPEFEGTGPMEAPIGHELWTDTGNQMGKVTDLLFDPATGKVTHYVFTSKGWHSVVDGTYLLPPVAISSIGSKRIIALETMMKNPQQYQEGLGHKAGSVAEFFKEDYRQTKEDLAAIKHGAQNAVDQVKEVLPGHQDSAKDDPSSQP
- a CDS encoding LapA family protein; translated protein: MRTSLILALIIALLAIIFAFQNPVVLVIRFGIWAVQASLAFILLFTLAVGFLVGLLVSMPAILKRGWKSSKRKHTIQELEQELHQQTQLAADQKRRIEFLEQNLPQETER
- the pstB gene encoding phosphate ABC transporter ATP-binding protein PstB, whose amino-acid sequence is MTASPSQTGSPNLKATQPLLRAEDVSILYGSTVAVSNVFLDIFQYQITAFIGPSGCGKSTLLRCFNRTNDLIPGAQVKGNITFQGIDLYAKQVDPVEVRRRIGMVFQKPNPFPKSIYNNIAFGARINGYKGDMDELVETSLTRAALWDEVKDKLNESGLSLSGGQQQRLCIARAIAVQPEVILMDEPCSALDPISTLRVEELMQELKEQYTIVIVTHNMQQASRVSDKTAFFNAEATDQGSKRGYLVEYDDTVNIFTNPKEDYTRDYVSGRFG
- the pstA gene encoding phosphate ABC transporter permease PstA, whose amino-acid sequence is MADSPQQSNSTLGQGATAELYAPADARRRFFGSIMTALVVGCTLIALIPLVAILLNVFIKGGGRLDVDIFTELPPPPLVKGGGMRNAFFGTLITLLIGSLLSVPIGILTAIYTVEFGRGTKAAGIVRFCTNVLSGVPSIIAGLFAYGIVVLTTGNFSAVAGGVALSVLMVPIVIRTVEEGLKSIPREIRLASIGVGANDFQTISRVVIPAVMPFIATGITLSLARAAGETAPLLFTALFSQFGFNGPWEPVATLSVLIYNFAISPYQNQQELAWVASLVIILLILFISIMSRYLTRRKVF